In Pseudomonas sp. GCEP-101, one DNA window encodes the following:
- a CDS encoding DUF799 domain-containing protein → MRASLARLVMGLSLLTLLAGCAPTKTVDYSAFKQAKPRSILVLPPLNESPDVKATYSMLSQVTYPLAEAGYYVVPVALADETFRQNGLSNAGDIHQVSPAKLREIYGADAGLYVTVSEYGTQYRVISSATIVTATAKLVDLKSGTTLWTGSATASSEEGNNGNNGGLVGMLITAAVKQIISSSVDDAGYPIAGMTSARLLSAGRPAGLLYGPRSPKFGSD, encoded by the coding sequence ATGCGCGCCAGCCTTGCCCGGCTCGTCATGGGCCTCTCGCTGCTGACCCTGCTCGCGGGGTGTGCGCCGACCAAGACCGTCGATTACTCGGCATTCAAGCAGGCCAAGCCGCGCTCGATCCTGGTGCTGCCGCCGCTGAACGAATCGCCCGATGTGAAAGCGACCTACAGCATGCTGTCGCAGGTGACCTACCCCTTGGCCGAGGCTGGCTACTACGTGGTGCCCGTGGCGCTGGCGGACGAGACCTTCCGCCAGAACGGCCTGAGCAATGCCGGGGATATCCACCAGGTTTCCCCGGCCAAGCTGCGGGAAATCTACGGCGCCGACGCCGGGCTCTACGTCACGGTCAGCGAGTACGGCACGCAATACCGGGTGATCAGCAGCGCCACCATCGTGACGGCCACCGCCAAGCTGGTCGATCTCAAGAGCGGCACCACGCTGTGGACCGGCTCCGCCACGGCCTCCAGCGAGGAAGGCAACAACGGCAACAACGGTGGCCTGGTCGGCATGCTGATCACCGCCGCGGTGAAGCAGATCATCAGCAGCTCGGTGGACGACGCGGGTTATCCCATCGCCGGGATGACCAGCGCGCGCCTGCTTTCGGCCGGGCGGCCGGCGGGCCTGCTGTACGGTCCGCGCTCACCGAAATTTGGCAGCGACTGA
- a CDS encoding DUF4810 domain-containing protein: MVRKTVACAAALAGTLALSGCAGQKTMYQWEGYQEQVHEYFTGDSKESQLEALEADLQKIKAKNGAVPPGYHAQLGLLYSSLGKQDQTVREFETEKALFPESATYMDFLLKNARGGAQ, from the coding sequence ATGGTACGCAAGACAGTCGCCTGCGCAGCTGCGTTGGCGGGGACCCTGGCGCTGAGCGGCTGCGCGGGGCAGAAGACGATGTATCAGTGGGAAGGCTATCAGGAGCAGGTCCACGAGTACTTCACCGGCGACTCGAAGGAGTCCCAGCTGGAGGCGCTGGAAGCGGACCTGCAGAAGATCAAGGCCAAGAACGGCGCCGTGCCGCCGGGCTATCACGCGCAGCTCGGGTTGCTCTACTCCAGCCTCGGCAAGCAGGACCAGACGGTTCGCGAATTCGAGACCGAGAAGGCGTTGTTCCCGGAGTCCGCCACCTACATGGACTTCCTCCTGAAGAACGCTCGCGGAGGTGCCCAATGA